The genomic DNA gtgtggtccacgggccgatttatggccgttttatgggtgcttgtgtaaacggttttctctctatatcaggggtacccaacgacaattttcggaaaatatctgttcggaagacgatttgagatctagaattttcggaacatttgttgaaaactttgttgcttgcctgcctctcctaggattttcgaacatctaaaaaatggtataattgcccatttttaacggatttttaccctaaaaagatcacctacaattttcgggacCCTTTTTtctagctaaaattttcgaaaaggtaagttttgatccctataattttcgcatcactaaactttcagctaggaaatccgaacagatgaaaaatttttaggggataaaagtatgcctatatctaccttttaaatgctaaaatacgttcaacaatgctatgtttaagtggttttgaaccatattcttgttgggtgcccctgcctatataaaggtttaccggCAAGGTTGGGCACCCTAGCGAAGCGGCTCGACTGATCAcgatccaccgaaggaaaacggccggaaattcgctccaactgctccaatcgcctccaaattccgcTTAGGTAACACACGATAGTTCTTCTTTCCATTCGTTATCTTGCTTCAAGACTCCTTTGCACCGAGAGCGAATTATCAGAGGTCGCAAATAATAAACCTTTGtaaagagagaaaaccgtttacataaaaacccataaataggcccgtggaccacacaggagagacgtaacgcacattttaagtaaggtaagctgttttttttattgaaatcctttcattttcgtaggttacagaaacgataggttttttttcccatataaATCCTTacattttgaatgttacgcaacaatgccgatgctcgccgatcagtcatatttcgagcttgggctacctgtgaaaACACCAATATGAAAATGACCGCCCAAAAACCAATCAAGATTGAATGACCACCCAGCAAAAATGGTCGGCCTTCCCCACCTCCCCTTCCCCACAGGTAATAAACGACCAGCTCCTTACTGATTTTTTCAAACCGATATTCTTTCTTAAATTTCAATGTAAAGCTTTAGCTGTCCGGTCATTATAACAAACAAGAAGAGCAATAgaaaaattacaatttataacCAATTGGGAGTTctaaataaagtttttacaaTAACAGCGAGAAAAGTACCCTATatattgttaaaagttttaaggtgctgtaataccacagtgaaagtagaaactcagaagaagcgatagtttTGAAAGTAGTGCAATAAAGCATTAATGAGCatgaattgaaattgaatgtAACAGCCCCCTTCTCACAAGTAATAAACTACCGGCTCAAACTCAAAGCCGGGCCGGTTCAGGGCAGCAGCTAATTAATAATGATTTTCTTCTAGCCAATCACAGAACACTTACGTAGGTTTAAATCATTGGTCATTATAATAATTAGGAGGTGGCCTAACGTTATCGTGAGAGTGGATTGTAGCCAGTAAGTATTCGTATAAAACGAAACGcagttttaaagaaagaaaccaCATCTAATTCGTTAACTGTAGAACCCTCTAtgcctgccccccccccccccccccccccacctccccttAAAAGGTCTTATACTTATACTTTGCAGCTACCTCCTCATCATTCAGTCAGAGTTTGGCTACAACTGTCTGTCATTGATCCAAATATTGTTCTAGGTCAGAGCCGAGACTACAATGGACTAAGAACGATGTCTCCAGCAGAAGGAATTAAACTACTTCTCTTCTCTATTCTCGTACTAATTAATTTGGTCGGCAATACTCTGGTTTGCGTTGTTGTACTTCGAACCAAGTCGATGAGAATTCCAATGAACTTTCTTCTCGTGAACCTTGCAATCGCGGACATGACTGTGGGACTGTTTTTAACCCCCGTGTACATTCTTCGTCCTCTCATTCGCCAGGCTGACTCTCCATTGGGTGACGTTTTATGCAAGTTACTTACGGGAGGAAACTTAAGCTGGATTGGTTCGGCCGCCTCTGTCTTCACTCTCGTTTTAATCGCGTTTGAGCGATATCTTTCGATAATGTTTCCACACAACCGAAAAAGAAATTTAACGTCACGGAATGCGAAACTTGGGATTCTACTGTGTTGGCTGATGGCTTTCCCATCGGAGATTCCTCCTATCTTGGTGATGAAGTACAATGCGGCCAACAATATTTGCATCGAAGACTGGTCCAATGTTCAACAAGCCAGAATATATACAGTgataacattttttattgaCTTTGTCATTCCGTTTACGTTAATGGCTGTTTTGTACGGAAGAGTGCTTTGCAAACTGTGGAATAATAAGCTTTGCAGAGCAACACACGTCGCGCTTTTAAGGCGAAGGAAAAAGGTCACGATGGTTCTCTTTATTGTGACCTTACTACACGCGATTTGTCTTCTGCCCGACACAGTAGCCTACTTTCTGTCCTACTTTGGATTTGGGAACGGTTCCACTGCATACATGATCGGCACTGCCTTTATTTGCTTGCATTCAGCAGTAAATCCTTTTCTGTATAGTCTTCATAGTGAAAGATTCAAGCGATCTCTGCGGAGCATATTTCGCTGTAACACTAATGGACCTGGCACGTGCACTCCGCGCGCccaaaagaaagacaaagaacCGAAGAGTGCTGTGTTCTTCTATAAGAAAACCCGAAACGTCCACTCAATTCGGTGATTAATATGATTTGCATAGTACATGGGTTTAGCAAGCTAGGTGAGACTGTACAACTGCAGGATTTCTTGGTGACTGATCAGATTGATTGTTTTTGATTCGtcaattctcggttttcacatgaAGTCACCAACATTTAAACTAAGGAACTCAGTATCGATTCTACTGAGTTTCTCTTTTCAGGAGATATTGCAGCAGCTAAACTTCTTTATCTAAACACCTTTATTtgtacaaattttcattttgaaagGGTTCCTCAGGtgaattaaggcatgggtcctCGTTACATGCTGGGTTTTATGATTTGATCTTGTTTTTTCCAGTATCTTCATTCATTTTAACCATGGACCGCTGTGTTTAAGACCAGAACCACTTTGGACATTTtaaaaacactactttttttcagatcacgtgaccagccacaCTCATGATAATGCAAAATTTGGACTTGCAGATTACACCACGCACTTTAATGAATGTAACCACAATCATTTTTCCTTCCGGTATCTCTCATGTATAGTCAAATAAGCTAAATTAATAGGGAATTTGTCAAATGATCCATTCCTTCGTAattattagatatttttctctagtcccaggtatttcaaattaagctgaaataccactgttgTAAGCCAATATTTTGCACAAATTTCTCGTGTAGTAGTATAAGGattgaaataaaaagtcaaaaatggcTGTGGCAAGTCAAGCGACAAAGATAATAcattagtaataataaaaaataaatgcttaTGAGGAGGAGTAAGACAAACTTacagcaaggggcacacattcACCAACTTACGGCCTGGCCAGTACcccacgcatgcgcacagccatatcacccaggcagtggcagccatggacagcagTTTCGCTcttattggggctcatcagcatggcatagccgtcgGGTCAATGAACGGGGAAAATTCCCGTGTATCAAAGACAGTAAAGGGTGTATGTATGCCCCTTGCTGTAAGTTTGTCTTGTGAGGAGTGGCTATTAAATTTGAAATATCTATAAGAAAAGTAAAATCCCTACTGAAACAGACCACCTTCctccaaatttgcagtgccccATTAGTTTTGCGATAGAGGACCCGGCGTCTAGCTGGCCGCCGGGAAAGCTCAATATATGGGTtgaaaacattaccgattttttgagattttgctatctaaacattcgtTGTCTCAGAATAAACATAACTTCAATCTTTTTGAGTTCCTCAAGGGATAAATGCGCGCATTTTTAGGAGAACTCAGATGAAAGAGACACCAACATCATGGCGTCTACATACAAATCTTTAttaatttgggtaaaacgtttttgctAATATCCCGCATATAATATCATATCGCACAGGCCTAATTCCAGgcgaggctttttgtatatttatcttctttcatttcccagattctggactttctgtagTGAATAGTTTGCATGAAAACAGAGAATAGTATCTGGCCACTTGTGTCATTAACCACGGAGTTAAATTACTGTTTAAACCGTTTTCggcaaaagagaagaagaagaagaagaacctttattaatttataccgcTCAGGATAGCCCcctcagacgcaaaaagctGTCTGTTATCAATGGGAGCCCTGAGCAACAACGAACAAAAACACACTAAACATATAAACATTACACTAATAcaggtaataatataaatagaaaactattttcaattaaacgTAATACAgtcaaataaaataagtaaCTAAGTATTCATTCAGTCATATATTATTATCAACATTCCAACCCGTTACAAGAACTGCAATTTGTGATGAAAAGTGTCTCGCGTAGAGAGCAAGTCGCTCGATCATACCTCCACAACTAGTTGAACTCCAGTGCAAAAGAGAGCTACACTGACTGATCGATAAAGACGAGAAATACTGTCAGTCTTTGATCTGATGAGTCACTGATTATATTATTTATGTCTCACATGGATGATGATTCGTTTTTTAAGGCCACACACACTGACCTGCATCACGGCGTCAAACCGTTCCGAGTGGAACAAACAAAGGCTTCTGTCCGAAAGAGCCTTCGCGAGTTCAGCTTTTCACGTCCATAAGCAAGGGATCTAGGATTTTAACAACCAAATGTATCTTTTTAACTGTGATTTTCTTCTCCCTTATGTTCAGAATCAGATTGtgcgaaaaaaatatatttttttttcagatactTGTTAGTCTTTTTATTTTAGTCACAAACCTGATGTACCCGTCCCCGGGGATCTCCACACAGCCTCTCTTTTGTGACGCGCGGGATGTGATGGGAAGCAGGAAagcgagagagaaagagagagagactGGACgtcttcctctcttctccctTAGCTTCCCATCACACCACCTGCTCCTGCCGTGCGCGTTAGGCGAAGACTACTGGGGACAAGTCAAGTAACAAACTATAGAGCACCTCCTGAGCAGTCCACAACTAAAGTAATTGACCACCATTTCAGAATGAAGCTGACTTTGACTAGTCATTGCTCGGCATCTCCCCAGGCCTTCTCGTTCAATGCATGTCGGTGACACAAACTCTCAAACCACGTCACCCGAGTCTGCGCGGAGTAATGGAACCGCCCTAGGGCCGGGACTGGACCAAAGCTGACCCAACAGAAATACGAAATAGACGTATAAACTAGCAATAACCAAAGATCAGAGGGTGCGCGCGACAACGATCGGACgtccaaacgcttttgctcGCTCTCCGTTCCATCGCTGTGCTTGCGCACGTTTCACCGACTTCACAGATtttcaaaacacgcgtgatcagattacgaggggCAGAAGGTCGAAACGAGCtcgatcaaattgcgttctgtgcattccattcattcttagtggaagtccaaacgaatgctggctacatacctACGACGCATGCGtgataacaacctggagattaggactGCGGgttcctcttgtcgcccgcaataattataaacaggagaggataaaggggagagagaaggcatcccccatacacaccctattccataggtaattcgtctcgagttatttttaagaccatagatcccgaagggggattagacaacagccaatcacatagcgcgaatgtgttccgcgtgaatgacccacgctcagagccacgtgttcttcacgaattgacgcagaaaaaaatggcggaagacgcggagagcgaaattgctatttgttttgtcgacgaaaacgactaaagagagatttctgctaaagctgtgtcagcgaaaacggaaattaaaaaagaatctcCCTTCCTCTCcggtatagagctaacagtacagcagggaaatccttaacacactgaatattcagctctcaggatcatttataatttacagtttgaagagagcaatttctggtttgatatttattcttttattagtcctttattattcaacaaaaataacacttggcgtcctaatTGCCttattatacaaacgaccggtttcaatagaacGGCGAAagttctcattttattaaagcactgaggttacgacaacttcgagttaaactgatttcacgggttgtcaaagattgcagcgattcccttttgccagatgagcgccgactcatttcgcttcaatattcagaaatgctctcgatctctttacgctttcattgcctttcgcccgacatgttttgcacgacgtttagtcatgcgaaacctccgcgaaacatccacgcagcgcgcaaGGTAACTTATAGGGTATGTAtaggggatgccttctctgtcccctttatcctctcttgttatAAATAATCAGAAAGGctaaatcttttattttattaaccATATGATAGCGGACTTGGAGAAAAAATTTGTCTACGTTTGGCTGACGACCCCTTACTGGTTTACAACTAAACTGAAACAacttaaactaaaaaaatagaGTTAATCAAAATTGGCAGACTGTCGATCAtgatcaacaacaacaagtaaatgaaaaactgattttgctCTCAGTTAAGTTCCAAATAATTTTCGCTGAAATTTTTCCTTAAACTATTCAGAGTATGTATTTCTGGTGCGTCGTATGTACGTGTTGTACGACAAGTCTTATAACCTATATAGCTACCTTATGAAGTCCTAAGAACCCTGATATCAAAATCAGATGTTATGTATTAGTTCAGCCTTCTTTTGTCACAGGAAAAGTTGACATTTTGTAAGATTGGTTTTGGAATGTTCTTACTTTTCTGTCGATCTATTTTGGTGTTACTGTTATGGTTATGTAACTTAACGATAAACATGTATACTGCAAGAACCGAATGAAACATGTGCGGGGCCATTAGTTGGATTCCTGCTTcaacttttttactttttagaaTAACACAGTTATGTAAAATACTTTCAAAATCTTTGTCTTGGGCTGGCAGCTTTTTCCCCTGGTTATGTCAAGCATCATTGGGCCACAAAGCGAATCAGCATATTTTCCCCTTTCCAGTGACCTTAATTTTATTGTCAAGTTCATCTCATCGACCTTGCATTAATATTTAAAGCAACCTCCATGCTACAACAGGTTGTCTAGATGAGCCGTTTGCGGTATCATGTCTGTGTaaaacatttctattttttttccttcgaaaacaattcatttaacGATTGCCAAAATGAAAGATGGTACTCTTATTTCTAAAAACACGCCGTCTGCGTTCAAAATCGTTGATCGTGATGTTTTCGTAAATATCTGTGGTTATCAACAACAAAACGGGTGTAACTAAAACGTCAGTTTTCCGCTTTCGTGACTTTATTTTTAGTATTCACTCGTAAAACGGCGAAACACACGTGAGAGGTCATGAGATTTccgaaaaattttgaaaacgatCATCTCATAGCCTCCCCCGCCTCCTGCCTCATCTAATTTCGTGAGTGCGGTGCAACTTGGCACACAGgctagaaattttaaaaataattagtaAAATAGAAAGCATTCGAAAACTTGTGGCGCGCAAAAATGCTTCCGGCTCTGTGCTTTTATGTTTTATACTCGTGTGTCTAACACCGTGAATAAGATGAATTGATAAATGAACTATAGGTTTTTGATGTTAACTGGCAGATCGCAATCGCTaatttttgacaagaaatcacGCAGTTTGCATCATATGTCGCGTTCATTTTTAGCTTCTTATTGCCTATAGAGTTCGGAGGGGCTCCTCTCGATTGGAAAAATTCCAAGTTTATTTAAAATGCATCAAAACTTGTAATAATTTATGCTGGGCTTCAACGTCAACTATTCACAGTGTCAAAGTGCTATTCCTTTACAGTCCGAGCTGagggaaaaaagagagagaattaaaaaaaaaaaaggaaaggaaagtttCTAGAAAAGGGATTAATTCACTTAGTAACGTGATTCCTTAAACATACTTCCCACGAAATATCCATTTTGACAATAACAAGCCTCTCCTACGTACATGTCTTCGAGCAGGAGGACCTTTAATCTTCGCAGTTTAACTTAAAGGGAacaaggaccgcctgatcgcagctTTTACATTCATTCCAGAGTTCCAAACCTTTCACCTAATCTCTATATTCTCAGAACATAGTGAGTGGCTTATATACAGGAAGATCGAAGGGTAGTCGTAAGAGTTCCTTTGCAAAGCTCGGAAAACAGGTCTCGAGTCGGTAATCCAAGTATATAGATCAGTTGGCTTCAATAAAATTAGAAGATTTATTGAGGGCTTAATTTTTgtta from Porites lutea chromosome 6, jaPorLute2.1, whole genome shotgun sequence includes the following:
- the LOC140941194 gene encoding QRFP-like peptide receptor; translated protein: MSPAEGIKLLLFSILVLINLVGNTLVCVVVLRTKSMRIPMNFLLVNLAIADMTVGLFLTPVYILRPLIRQADSPLGDVLCKLLTGGNLSWIGSAASVFTLVLIAFERYLSIMFPHNRKRNLTSRNAKLGILLCWLMAFPSEIPPILVMKYNAANNICIEDWSNVQQARIYTVITFFIDFVIPFTLMAVLYGRVLCKLWNNKLCRATHVALLRRRKKVTMVLFIVTLLHAICLLPDTVAYFLSYFGFGNGSTAYMIGTAFICLHSAVNPFLYSLHSERFKRSLRSIFRCNTNGPGTCTPRAQKKDKEPKSAVFFYKKTRNVHSIR